The Deltaproteobacteria bacterium genome includes the window CTCGTGGGTGCGGCAACACAACAAAGCATAATGCTGAATGATGAACGATGAATTGAAAACAAGAGCAAGTAGGAAGTGTTTGCCGTTCATCGTTCCGCGTTTTGCATTCATCATTCATTCTGATCTACTGACAACTGATAACTGACAACTATGTCTTCTCCCCTCGACGGTTTCCGTATCCTTGATCTCTCGCGAGTACTAGCTGGACCGTACTGCACGATGATGCTCGGCGACCTCGGTGCTGAGGTCATCAAGGTTGAACGTCCCGGAGCTGGTGATGATACCCGCGCCTGGGGTCCGCCATTTGTGGGTGGTGAGAGTGCATACTATCTGTGCGCCAATCGCAACAAGAAAAGTATCACGGTGAATCTCAAAGCCGAGAAAGGACGCGAGATCGTTCGTCAACTCGCCAAGATCAGTGACGTGCTGATTGAGAATTACAAAGTTGGCGAGTTGACGGAGATGGGGCTTGGCTATGAGGCATTGCGGGAGCTGAATCCGGGACTCGTGTATTGCTCGATCACTGGCTATGGCCAAAACGGCCCAAACAAAGACTTACCAGGCTATGACTTTATCATTCAAGGTCGCGGTGGGGTTATGAGTATTACGGGAGAGCCGGATGGGGAGCCGATGAAGGTCGGTGTGGCTATTGTCGACATCACTGCTGGTTTGTATGCGGCAAATGCGATTCAAGCTGCGCTGTTAGCGCGTACACGAACAGGGAAGGGGCAGGCAATTGATATCTCCCTGCTGGATGCCCAAGTTGCCTGGCTAGCGAATGTGGCTAGTTCGTACCTAGTGTCGGGGAAACGCCCAGGACGGTTCGGTAATGCCCATGCGACTATCGTCCCCTATCAATCCTTTAAAGCGAACGACGGATTTTTCTGCCTCGCGGTCGGGAATGATGGCCAATGGCAGAAGTTATGTCAGGTGATTGGACAACCGACATGGGCAAGCGATCCTCGCTTTGCGACGAACCCAGCCCGTGTTCAACATCGGGAAATTCTCGTTCCCGTGTTGCAAGAAGTCTTTGCTACCAGAGATATTGCCTTTTGGCTGCGTGAGATTGCTGCTGGTGGCATTCCCTGTGGACCGGTGCAAACGCTGGATGAAGTGTTTGCTGACCCGCAAGTTATGGCACGCGATATGATCTGGACTGTCCCGCACCCCACTGCTGGTGAGGTGCGGCTTGTCGGTTCGCCGCTGAAATTGAGCGAGACGCCGGTGTCCGCTCGCCTTCATCCTCC containing:
- a CDS encoding CoA transferase, whose protein sequence is MSSPLDGFRILDLSRVLAGPYCTMMLGDLGAEVIKVERPGAGDDTRAWGPPFVGGESAYYLCANRNKKSITVNLKAEKGREIVRQLAKISDVLIENYKVGELTEMGLGYEALRELNPGLVYCSITGYGQNGPNKDLPGYDFIIQGRGGVMSITGEPDGEPMKVGVAIVDITAGLYAANAIQAALLARTRTGKGQAIDISLLDAQVAWLANVASSYLVSGKRPGRFGNAHATIVPYQSFKANDGFFCLAVGNDGQWQKLCQVIGQPTWASDPRFATNPARVQHREILVPVLQEVFATRDIAFWLREIAAGGIPCGPVQTLDEVFADPQVMARDMIWTVPHPTAGEVRLVGSPLKLSETPVSARLHPPLVGEHTEEVLMALLSYSRDEIRNLRQEKAI